The Larimichthys crocea isolate SSNF chromosome II, L_crocea_2.0, whole genome shotgun sequence genome segment acattttaacataggggtGTATGTggattgactcgttctgtagccaacctcaagtggacgttcaaggaactgcagtttttggcacttctgcattggctttatCTCTTATCTTTTAGCAGCTAGTTAAATGTTCACAATAACTATTTAGTCaacattttcaataaaaattAAAGGGCCACTCAACCATTTGTACACTCCAAATTACTAGTTTGGGGcaaacagttatttattttcacatccaGCATTAGCATTTCTGTCCACTTGATGACTGCAAGTCCAGTCACTCTTctcttagctctgttttggttctccaccaactcctgagggaaatatctggctctttagctgcttaatGCCCCACTATACTGACCAATGTGTCATTAGCTTTGTCTATTCCTTAGAGGTATTTAGTGCTAAATAGATAGTAGTTTATCAGTTTCGGTATAtatcaggagtttttttttgtagcaagACTTAATCAGTAAAACAACAGGGTGtgggccataaaaccaaaacaattagctaaaagatgctaaaatgggggtgttgattagctcagttggtaaagcatccaccccatgtacgaaggctgagcagcggcccagggtttgaatccgccccgcggccctttgctgcatgtctttccccatctctctctccccaaattcatgtcactcttcagctatctctgtcaaaaataaagcttgaaaaaggcctcaaaaaaagatgctaaaatgctctgttGAGTTGAGGAGTTCTGCCAGTGATAATCTGTAGGTTTGTCACTATGAGTGACGCCTTTCTTTACATATAATCATTAAATCCATtgtcaatataaaaatattgattagtgcagtgCAGTTTAACAGAAAGCCTGCATTACAAACTGGGGGGGTGACGTTTGAAAGATGTTGCTGTTAGGAAGCTTCTTGTGTGGGATGTGTAGGGTCGAGGATTTCTTGGAGCTTGACCAACATTATAGGAAACTCCAACTTTATGGAACTACAATACTAAATCCTTAACTTGagtgtcttttaaactgtataGTCCAGCTGTTTAAAGTCAAAGATCTTATAAATTTAACAAAGTAATCAGTCATTGTTGTGCCAAAGCTCGACGTCCACAGAGTACACCACCTTAAAGTTATATTATACGCTGTCTCAGCCTGTGCAAACAGTAACTGCAAAGTCAGATCTGATATGTACAACGAGAATAACCTAAAGGAGACCACTCACTCGTCACCTCTGTATGTTTTTACTTATGAAAGGGATTAGTGGTCACTAAAGAAGCACTTTCTTCAGCATGTGCAGGTGCAGAGAAGCTCAACTGCCTTCAAATGGACAAAGAAATCAGGATCAACAAATATGTTTATCCTccaaaatacaacataaatagCACATGAAAAAAGAAGTTCATCCCATTTCATCTAAACTCTGTCACATATATCATAAACAATGAGCTGGGAATGTATACTATAACTTCTACAGCTTTAACACAGAGGGTATCATTCACGGCGGCTCACATTAGAAACAGTATTTCCCATTTCTATGTGAATGAAAAGATTGTAATAGACACTCGAAAATAATTGCCAATGATCTTTATGATGCATGCTTCATCTAGCGTCTTTGAAATAGCCCCTCGAGTGCAACAACGTAAACCCCCTCTATAAGAAAACTGGTTCACTAATAGTTTCCTTAGGACGATAAGCACTCTATGCCATATGATTATTATCTATATTAGATCACACATGCAACTGAGCTACAAAGGCATTCTCATATGCACACCTGTGTCACTTACCCTCTCCCTTTCAACAGATGTGGAGCAGCCACAGTCAAGGGCTTTCTTTGCTCAACATCATTACTCTTGCTGTAAGGCAAGCTATTTACATTCAGCACAAGaaaccacaaagaaaagaaaaagtacgGTGATACACAAAtgttcacacgcacacacacactttgagggAGATAAAAAGGaatagaaaataaagacagtgtGGGTCACAGAGTGTACAGGGTACAAGGCCTTTAGGGAGCAGGGAAAACTGAAAAGACCTGCTACAAAATCCAGGACATCCTTTGTTCAGCTGTTGTACTCACTTTTTGGTGGAGTAAGGGTTCCCTGATGTCGGCATGGAGTGGGAGAGCGAGTAGTCATTGGTGATGTTCACTGGTCTGGGTGGCCttgacaggaaacaaatgtttttttaaatccaaaacTGACAAggctgtttatttatgtaaccTTGTGGATTTCCTCCAACCTTATAATCCCTGAAATTACATAGACGACCTGCTGTACATACTATATATCAGGATATGGCAACAAAGACACATATGATTAGTTATGTAAAGTGTGAAAACATGCATTGAGTGGTTGGAATGATGAACAAACACGGCAAggaaacaataataacaatagtgACTGTCAGTACGTTGGGGTGGATGGGACTTGACAATACTGTGTAGGACAATACAAAAGGATTCAAATCTATGACATGTTGAATAATCAAAGAAAACTCACCACGTATCTCTGAGGGAAGTACAGAATGAGAAAAGGAATgaaaattatttattacattattatcaGCCCAGCAAAGTCTACACTAAATGTAGAAATGTGAGTCATTTTGGGGAAAGAACCCAACTGAGATTAGTTTATGGCAAATATATTGGTATCAACAAGGGATAAATAAGGccttttaaccttttaaaaaatgtttgtttttatgtgtttaagtGAAAAAACTACATCCACAGATACGTATCATTACCGGATTTTCAATAATCTGAATAATTCTGGCTCCTTAAgagttaaaaaaatacagaaatttaaaggtaaaataagaaaagagtGACTTTTGCACCAGAAGTAGCCTTATCATGTCCCCACACCTGATGTAGCCTTTTATAAACAGCATTGGAGTGCTACAAAGTCTGTGCTTGTGTCGCCAAGTCAAGGAATAATGTAGCAGCAGTGCTGCAGATTACAATCATTCCCCAGGCTATAATTAAGCCTCATTGATCAGCTGACCCAAGAGATTGACTGAAATCACTTCAGACTTCGAGGCAGCAACAAGATAATTATGAGCAGGGGGATGAAaccaaacatttgaaaataacacaactctctgactgcaggaaaaaaaatcaagaagaTGAACTTACACAATATGAGCTAGGTTGAGAGGTTTCTCTGGCATTTCGGGAAACATGGGGTGAAGAGGCTCTCTGCTGGATGCACAGCTCAGTGACTTACTGAGGGCATGGGATAACTTCTTAGCGGGGGatttctgcagagaaacacaggagTGAGATGCCAATTCTGAGGACactaatttattttcaaaacgCATGGCTTCATTACAGAAACGCCACCTGCATCCAACATTCAGCGTCTTTACATTGTGGTGAAGCAGAACGAAAATAGCCGCTATGACTGGTCCGGTGCAGACACACCTCCCTCAGCccgcccctctctctctctctctctctctctctctctctctccttacccATGACGTATACTCCTTCATTTGGTGCTGGTTGCTATGGGAACCACTGGCATGCCCCCTCCAGAAGCAGTCCTGACAGAGCTGGTAATTATGACATTGCTGGCAGCGGTAGCGGAAGCCCATCATACTCTCAGTATGGCAGTAGGAGCACTCGACAGGGTGAAAGactgcagggaggagaggaggggtcagacacacacacatgcatgcagatggacaaaacacacacacacacacacacacacacacacacacacaaacagatgtgatTGTAAACCCAGATATATTTTGCACAATGCAAAGTGTAGAGGATTCATTTGCAATTAATTCAAGGACAGATGCTATTGAGTCTGcaacattcagctcatttttaaCCACACAAAACAGCACGACTCATGCAcgctgtgcgtgtgtgagcgTGTGACAGTGTTTCTCCTGCTCAGTTGGAGGTGACTTGTGATGATGAGTGCACTGCAaatacgcacaaacacacacacactaatacacaaaGGTGCAAGGTCCCTATGGGTCATCTTTACTAGAAGGTGTACGTGTGCTTCCTTCTGTATGTCTGCTTGACTGatcgtgtgcgtgtgtgtgtgtgtgtgtggtgactcAAGATTATGATGCAAGGCTGAACTTTACATCCTCCCAGCCCTGCTAGCTTTCCCGTTTATAAATATTCCGCATGGTGTCTTACCGTTCTCCACGTTGGCAAGCCGATGCATGAGCGGTAACCACACCAGACACTGAGGGGGCGGGTCTGACATCAACGTATCCAGGAATGTATTGAGGGAGACCTTTTtctgtggaggagaggtgagatTCAACTGGAAAAATCCTCCACAGCGTCAAGGCCAAAACTATTCGATAATATTACACTCTGTGGTTAACGAACCCCCCACCTGCTGTGCAAAGCACGTTCTTGCTGCTTGTTCAGTGTAACCAAAAGAAGGTCCCTCAAAAACCGCCATAGGTAATTTGAGAACCTCCCTCAGAAATTGGTCAAACTGCGGGTACGCCATTATTCCAGCAGAATCTGATATCTGTGAAAAAATATCTGGGAACAATGCGGGGGGAGACATTATACAAATGAATCAAACTAATTGTCAGTTGCCACCACAGTCGGCTAATTACAGTATTACACAATACAATTATCCCACTTATttgtgaaaacaaatcaaagtaaaGCAGTTATTCAGATCAATTGTTATAATacggcagaaacacacagccCTCTTTATTTCCCCCCTTCACAAGCCATTGCAACTGCTCGCACAGATTTTGTAGATTATGTAATAAACTCTATCTTTCAGATAATGAATAATGACTTCTTCCAGCCATGAAAAGCTGGGTAAGTAGTGCTTCTTCTTTTAAGAACAATAGGCTAAGCACAGACAGAGATATAGATAATACAGACACTAATAAGTTTGTATTATATATTCCAAAGCAGTACATTACTTAGACTAGAAACGGCATGAACTTTATAAAGACAATTAGGTGATTTATTACAGgtaaattatttcatttgtcacaattaaaagtaaaataagtaTTTGTTGGGTTGCTTACATCTTAATTTATCCAGAATTTTCCCTCCACAGATAGTTGCCACGGCCATCTTCACAACAAAGACAGATATTTTGCCATGGCCCTCCCTGAAAAgagcaaatacattttatggTCATAGATTCTTTTAAAATAGAGCTGTCAAGGCCTAGAACATCCCACGAACGCAACTATTTTTCTTAAAAAGCACAACCTTTAAAGGCAAACTTGAATAACAGTGATCATCatcttaaaaaatgtttcacttggCTCTTAAAATACACACTCTCCTCCAACATGTTGTCACATTATGAAGGCAAATACTCTGTATTTTCACTCCACTTTGGCAGACACTTCAGAATCACATTTCACACTACATTAGCTCACGTCAAAACCTCAGACGCGAAAATACACAGCCAGCCGACGAGTGTCACGTGACGTGTTACTCACGGGTCATACGCTGCCAGCAGGAAGTTGAGCAGCAGGCTGATAGAGTGTTCCACGTTGATCTGGTGGGTGGTGGGCATGCGCTTGTTCAGCTGGTAAAAAATGGTGGACAGTACCACTTCTAGACGAGCCACAGAAAGGTCAGCGCTGAGGTCCATGGCGTTGACGCCGTTCTCTCGGAAAGCCTCGATGACATTCCAAATGTCAACCAAATGTACTGGAAAGCAAACAGGGCAACTGGATATAAACATCTTGAGGCGGATGCTTATGAGCACAGTGATGttgttaaaatagttttatgtACTTCGCATCATACTCACGATTGCATTTCTTCTGCACAAATCTGAGTTTGCAGGCAGTTCTGTATGTCGATAATCGTATGGAGTCCAAGTCTTGAGCCCCTGAGGAAGAATGACTTCTTATTAAATAACAATGGAAATGTCATAGATAATGTGGCACTAATGTGGAGGAACAGCGTATGGAGGCCCAAAGTctttaataaaagataaatgaaacTATGAAATAAGTAAACAtatgaataaacacagacaaagtgTTTATTATAAAGAGCATGAAAGGCATTGTGATGACAAAAGATAAAGCGTATTTTAGTATGCATACTGACTTTGATGCtcacttttattcacttttcaGGACTTACGCAAACCTGCTTTAAATTAGCATGTACCCACTATGGACTGGGGACAcagtttaaagatttaaaaattaGATTTTGCATTGACGGTAAAATACTCACATGGCAATGTGAAACAAAATCAGTGTACTGGAACACAATAAAATGAGCTACTATGAACtagaacaataataaaaaagcattaAATATTGGGaataatttgcattttttaagaACGGTATAATTatattatgttcatgttttgtctgCAGACTTTGGGCCTCCATAGCTTTCACACTGTGTAAATAGTGTGAGAGCATGGGGTCATACTGGTGCCTGTCACTTGATTTTCAGGATATTTGCTTCACATGAAAGTTACAGAGAATAATATGGCATTTTTATGGTCGGTCAGTACAACAGTCCAACATAGATCATGCTGAGCTGTGGGTATGAGCACTTACTCATCTCGACAAACAGTTGCCTTCTATCTGCCATGTTGTCACTGCTCTGCCCGCAGTCTTCAATCATTCTGATCAAGAGGAGAGAAAGTAATGTCAGAGCCTGTgtaatgctgctttaaacagaaagaaaacacatctaATGAAGTAATTGCTTAATCACTATGCTCTTTCTATTGCTGGATTATGTATAAGATAACTACCAAGTTGAACTGAGGCATCACAACACATTTGTTAAACTACTGTATAGAAAGAATCTCTGAACAATCACCACTTGTTTAACATAGGAGACACACTGCAATAACATTATGTTCATTTGACATGATGCACAGTCACAGTAACCTCATCATCAtttcactgtaaataaaatcaaggCCAACCAGGCAAAGTGGACAGCTGCCCAGATCCCCAGGCCTAAGCCCAAAGGCTCCAGGTTCACTGCGGCTATTGGCTGACTAAGCCCCGCCATAACTAGTAGGGTTGAAACGGTATGAGATTCTCACAATAACTGCCTCAATTCGGTGACAGTATAGCTGTTTATAGTATTGCACAAATATTAGTATCATCATCAGTTACAATAACCCTTAAAGGAATTAATTTCTTTGGTTGAACAGATGCTTTAcaataatttaacaaaatatgtttaatatgtttctCTGGGATTGTGGCTTGAAGTAGTAAAAATGCAGACTGTATATGATATCAAAGTTAATGTCGCCTTTTAATTGACACCTCTCACTCATGAGCACCAACACTCGCTGTGGACTCTCTTTAAAGCCACCAGACCCCctttacaaacagaaaacctGTAAAGAGGGGTCTACATATAAGATACctttacaaacagaaaacctGTAAAGAGGGGTCTACATATAAGATATTATGCTAAAAGACTGAGGCTAAAAGCTAAAGTTACCATCCTCAACAGTTGATTGTGACCTGTAGAAGAtggaaataaaagcatttttttgcATTGCGGTGGTGAGCTAATAAGCTCTAGCATTAAATGTGTAACAGACATAACATTATGTCAGGTAACATCGGCTGTAGTTACTGGAGCGTCACCTAAATCCGTCCCTAAACAGCAGGACAGAGCCACTGATGTTAACATCAGGACCAGCTTCCACGCAGTAAATAAATGCTACACAGTGGATGTATTAGCTGTGAACACTTCTTTGTAGTATAATCTATAACCAAACAAATTAAGTAATAAGGCCTTTATTATTTCAAGCGTTTGCATTGTgcatttttctaaataaataggGGCTTAATTCAATAACCAAAAGCTGATTATTAAATACTAATGGGGAAGGGGGGTGGGGTACCCAAAGCAAATTTGACCCTAGGGTCCCATAGCAGGTTCATCCGGCCCTGGTAAATACACACTGAgctcacttttttgttttgtcttacaaGTACATTTGCAAATTGAATGTAGCACACTGCAGTGCTTATCAGAAATGTGAAGTGGGGGTGTGGGAGGGGGTGCGCACAGAAAAACTTAAG includes the following:
- the dtna gene encoding dystrobrevin alpha isoform X5, with amino-acid sequence MIEDCGQSSDNMADRRQLFVEMRAQDLDSIRLSTYRTACKLRFVQKKCNLHLVDIWNVIEAFRENGVNAMDLSADLSVARLEVVLSTIFYQLNKRMPTTHQINVEHSISLLLNFLLAAYDPEGHGKISVFVVKMAVATICGGKILDKLRYIFSQISDSAGIMAYPQFDQFLREVLKLPMAVFEGPSFGYTEQAARTCFAQQKKVSLNTFLDTLMSDPPPQCLVWLPLMHRLANVENVFHPVECSYCHTESMMGFRYRCQQCHNYQLCQDCFWRGHASGSHSNQHQMKEYTSWKSPAKKLSHALSKSLSCASSREPLHPMFPEMPEKPLNLAHIVDTWPPRPVNITNDYSLSHSMPTSGNPYSTKNLPYSKSNDVEQRKPLTVAAPHLLKGRGLNYNLDVADRLADEHALIGLYVNLLQNNPKTCLLESSNHQDEEHSLIARYAARLAADAAAQQQRVPTDLPCSLDANKQQRQLIAELESKNREILQEIQRLRLQHEEASQPPPDKGQQNPTLLAELRLLRQRKDELEQRMSTLQESRRELMVQLEQLMMLLKLEEERREATQGPGSPRSSPSHTISRPIPTPIHSDSAGTTPTHTPQDSLMGVGGDVQEAFAQGPRRNLRNDLLIAADSITNTMSSLVKELNSEGGSETESTVDSDFGRGDFLATTSSDPFFAYKQRSASAAEGESFENDLEQQLEDELKLEELIKHRQEPEKTCMVSLQQ
- the dtna gene encoding dystrobrevin alpha isoform X10, which codes for MVLYERMIEDCGQSSDNMADRRQLFVEMRAQDLDSIRLSTYRTACKLRFVQKKCNLHLVDIWNVIEAFRENGVNAMDLSADLSVARLEVVLSTIFYQLNKRMPTTHQINVEHSISLLLNFLLAAYDPEGHGKISVFVVKMAVATICGGKILDKLRYIFSQISDSAGIMAYPQFDQFLREVLKLPMAVFEGPSFGYTEQAARTCFAQQKKVSLNTFLDTLMSDPPPQCLVWLPLMHRLANVENVFHPVECSYCHTESMMGFRYRCQQCHNYQLCQDCFWRGHASGSHSNQHQMKEYTSWKSPAKKLSHALSKSLSCASSREPLHPMFPEMPEKPLNLAHIVDTWPPRPVNITNDYSLSHSMPTSGNPYSTKNLLESSNHQDEEHSLIARYAARLAADAAAQQQRVPTDLPCSLDANKQQRQLIAELESKNREILQEIQRLRLQHEEASQPPPDKGQQNPTLLAELRLLRQRKDELEQRMSTLQESRRELMVQLEQLMMLLKLEEERREATQGPGSPRSSPSHTISRPIPTPIHSDSAGTTPTHTPQDSLMGVGGDVQEAFAQGPRRNLRNDLLIAADSITNTMSSLVKELNSEGGSETESTVDSDFGRGDFLATTSSDPFFAYKQRSASAAEGESFENDLEQQLEDELKLEELIKHRQEPEKTCMVSLQQ
- the dtna gene encoding dystrobrevin alpha isoform X11, whose protein sequence is MVLYERMIEDCGQSSDNMADRRQLFVEMRAQDLDSIRLSTYRTACKLRFVQKKCNLHLVDIWNVIEAFRENGVNAMDLSADLSVARLEVVLSTIFYQLNKRMPTTHQINVEHSISLLLNFLLAAYDPEGHGKISVFVVKMAVATICGGKILDKLRYIFSQISDSAGIMAYPQFDQFLREVLKLPMAVFEGPSFGYTEQAARTCFAQQKKVSLNTFLDTLMSDPPPQCLVWLPLMHRLANVENVFHPVECSYCHTESMMGFRYRCQQCHNYQLCQDCFWRGHASGSHSNQHQMKEYTSWKSPAKKLSHALSKSLSCASSREPLHPMFPEMPEKPLNLAHIVPPRPVNITNDYSLSHSMPTSGNPYSTKNLLESSNHQDEEHSLIARYAARLAADAAAQQQRVPTDLPCSLDANKQQRQLIAELESKNREILQEIQRLRLQHEEASQPPPDKGQQNPTLLAELRLLRQRKDELEQRMSTLQESRRELMVQLEQLMMLLKLEEERREATQGPGSPRSSPSHTISRPIPTPIHSDSAGTTPTHTPQDSLMGVGGDVQEAFAQGPRRNLRNDLLIAADSITNTMSSLVKELNSEGGSETESTVDSDFGRGDFLATTSSDPFFAYKQRSASAAEGESFENDLEQQLEDELKLEELIKHRQEPEKTCMVSLQQ
- the dtna gene encoding dystrobrevin alpha isoform X1, translating into MVLYERMIEDCGQSSDNMADRRQLFVEMRAQDLDSIRLSTYRTACKLRFVQKKCNLHLVDIWNVIEAFRENGVNAMDLSADLSVARLEVVLSTIFYQLNKRMPTTHQINVEHSISLLLNFLLAAYDPEGHGKISVFVVKMAVATICGGKILDKLRYIFSQISDSAGIMAYPQFDQFLREVLKLPMAVFEGPSFGYTEQAARTCFAQQKKVSLNTFLDTLMSDPPPQCLVWLPLMHRLANVENVFHPVECSYCHTESMMGFRYRCQQCHNYQLCQDCFWRGHASGSHSNQHQMKEYTSWKSPAKKLSHALSKSLSCASSREPLHPMFPEMPEKPLNLAHIVDTWPPRPVNITNDYSLSHSMPTSGNPYSTKNLPYSKSNDVEQRKPLTVAAPHLLKGRGLNYNLDVADRLADEHALIGLYVNLLQNNPKTCLLESSNHQDEEHSLIARYAARLAADAAAQQQRVPTDLPCSLDANKQQRQLIAELESKNREILQEIQRLRLQHEEASQPPPDKGQQNPTLLAELRLLRQRKDELEQRMSTLQESRRELMVQLEQLMMLLKLEEERREATQGPGSPRSSPSHTISRPIPTPIHSDSAGTTPTHTPQDSLMGVGGDVQEAFAQGPRRNLRNDLLIAADSITNTMSSLVKELNSEGGSETESTVDSDFGRGDFLATTSSDPFFAYKQRSASAAEGESFENDLEQQLEDELKLEELIKHRQEPEKTCMVSLQQ
- the dtna gene encoding dystrobrevin alpha isoform X8, giving the protein MVLYERMIEDCGQSSDNMADRRQLFVEMRAQDLDSIRLSTYRTACKLRFVQKKCNLHLVDIWNVIEAFRENGVNAMDLSADLSVARLEVVLSTIFYQLNKRMPTTHQINVEHSISLLLNFLLAAYDPEGHGKISVFVVKMAVATICGGKILDKLRYIFSQISDSAGIMAYPQFDQFLREVLKLPMAVFEGPSFGYTEQAARTCFAQQKKVSLNTFLDTLMSDPPPQCLVWLPLMHRLANVENVFHPVECSYCHTESMMGFRYRCQQCHNYQLCQDCFWRGHASGSHSNQHQMKEYTSWKSPAKKLSHALSKSLSCASSREPLHPMFPEMPEKPLNLAHIVPPRPVNITNDYSLSHSMPTSGNPYSTKKLNYNLDVADRLADEHALIGLYVNLLQNNPKTCLLESSNHQDEEHSLIARYAARLAADAAAQQQRVPTDLPCSLDANKQQRQLIAELESKNREILQEIQRLRLQHEEASQPPPDKGQQNPTLLAELRLLRQRKDELEQRMSTLQESRRELMVQLEQLMMLLKLEEERREATQGPGSPRSSPSHTISRPIPTPIHSDSAGTTPTHTPQDSLMGVGGDVQEAFAQGPRRNLRNDLLIAADSITNTMSSLVKELNSEGGSETESTVDSDFGRGDFLATTSSDPFFAYKQRSASAAEGESFENDLEQQLEDELKLEELIKHRQEPEKTCMVSLQQ
- the dtna gene encoding dystrobrevin alpha isoform X2 — its product is MVLYERMIEDCGQSSDNMADRRQLFVEMRAQDLDSIRLSTYRTACKLRFVQKKCNLHLVDIWNVIEAFRENGVNAMDLSADLSVARLEVVLSTIFYQLNKRMPTTHQINVEHSISLLLNFLLAAYDPEGHGKISVFVVKMAVATICGGKILDKLRYIFSQISDSAGIMAYPQFDQFLREVLKLPMAVFEGPSFGYTEQAARTCFAQQKKVSLNTFLDTLMSDPPPQCLVWLPLMHRLANVENVFHPVECSYCHTESMMGFRYRCQQCHNYQLCQDCFWRGHASGSHSNQHQMKEYTSWKSPAKKLSHALSKSLSCASSREPLHPMFPEMPEKPLNLAHIVDTWPPRPVNITNDYSLSHSMPTSGNPYSTKNLPYSKSNDVEQRKPLTVAAPHLLKGRGLNYNLDVADRLADEHALIGLYVNLLQNNPKTCLLESSNHQDEEHSLIARYAARLAADAAAQQQRVPTDLPCSLDANKQQRQLIAELESKNREILQEIQRLRLQHEEASQPPPDKGQQNPTLLAELRLLRQRKDELEQRMSTLQESRRELMVQLEQLMMLLKLEEERREATQGPGSPRSSPSHTISRPIPTPIHSDSAGTTPTHTPQDSLMGVGGDVQEAFAQGPRRNLRNDLLIAADSITNTMSSLVKELNSEGGSETESTVDSDFGRGDFLATTSSDPFFAYKQRSASAAEGESFENDLEQQLEDELKLEELIKHRQEPEKTCMVRL
- the dtna gene encoding dystrobrevin alpha isoform X4, encoding MVLYERMIEDCGQSSDNMADRRQLFVEMRAQDLDSIRLSTYRTACKLRFVQKKCNLHLVDIWNVIEAFRENGVNAMDLSADLSVARLEVVLSTIFYQLNKRMPTTHQINVEHSISLLLNFLLAAYDPEGHGKISVFVVKMAVATICGGKILDKLRYIFSQISDSAGIMAYPQFDQFLREVLKLPMAVFEGPSFGYTEQAARTCFAQQKKVSLNTFLDTLMSDPPPQCLVWLPLMHRLANVENVFHPVECSYCHTESMMGFRYRCQQCHNYQLCQDCFWRGHASGSHSNQHQMKEYTSWKSPAKKLSHALSKSLSCASSREPLHPMFPEMPEKPLNLAHIVDTWPPRPVNITNDYSLSHSMPTSGNPYSTKNKSNDVEQRKPLTVAAPHLLKGRGLNYNLDVADRLADEHALIGLYVNLLQNNPKTCLLESSNHQDEEHSLIARYAARLAADAAAQQQRVPTDLPCSLDANKQQRQLIAELESKNREILQEIQRLRLQHEEASQPPPDKGQQNPTLLAELRLLRQRKDELEQRMSTLQESRRELMVQLEQLMMLLKLEEERREATQGPGSPRSSPSHTISRPIPTPIHSDSAGTTPTHTPQDSLMGVGGDVQEAFAQGPRRNLRNDLLIAADSITNTMSSLVKELNSEGGSETESTVDSDFGRGDFLATTSSDPFFAYKQRSASAAEGESFENDLEQQLEDELKLEELIKHRQEPEKTCMVSLQQ
- the dtna gene encoding dystrobrevin alpha isoform X3 codes for the protein MVLYERMIEDCGQSSDNMADRRQLFVEMRAQDLDSIRLSTYRTACKLRFVQKKCNLHLVDIWNVIEAFRENGVNAMDLSADLSVARLEVVLSTIFYQLNKRMPTTHQINVEHSISLLLNFLLAAYDPEGHGKISVFVVKMAVATICGGKILDKLRYIFSQISDSAGIMAYPQFDQFLREVLKLPMAVFEGPSFGYTEQAARTCFAQQKKVSLNTFLDTLMSDPPPQCLVWLPLMHRLANVENVFHPVECSYCHTESMMGFRYRCQQCHNYQLCQDCFWRGHASGSHSNQHQMKEYTSWKSPAKKLSHALSKSLSCASSREPLHPMFPEMPEKPLNLAHIVPPRPVNITNDYSLSHSMPTSGNPYSTKNLPYSKSNDVEQRKPLTVAAPHLLKGRGLNYNLDVADRLADEHALIGLYVNLLQNNPKTCLLESSNHQDEEHSLIARYAARLAADAAAQQQRVPTDLPCSLDANKQQRQLIAELESKNREILQEIQRLRLQHEEASQPPPDKGQQNPTLLAELRLLRQRKDELEQRMSTLQESRRELMVQLEQLMMLLKLEEERREATQGPGSPRSSPSHTISRPIPTPIHSDSAGTTPTHTPQDSLMGVGGDVQEAFAQGPRRNLRNDLLIAADSITNTMSSLVKELNSEGGSETESTVDSDFGRGDFLATTSSDPFFAYKQRSASAAEGESFENDLEQQLEDELKLEELIKHRQEPEKTCMVSLQQ
- the dtna gene encoding dystrobrevin alpha isoform X6, translating into MVLYERMIEDCGQSSDNMADRRQLFVEMRAQDLDSIRLSTYRTACKLRFVQKKCNLHLVDIWNVIEAFRENGVNAMDLSADLSVARLEVVLSTIFYQLNKRMPTTHQINVEHSISLLLNFLLAAYDPEGHGKISVFVVKMAVATICGGKILDKLRYIFSQISDSAGIMAYPQFDQFLREVLKLPMAVFEGPSFGYTEQAARTCFAQQKKVSLNTFLDTLMSDPPPQCLVWLPLMHRLANVENVFHPVECSYCHTESMMGFRYRCQQCHNYQLCQDCFWRGHASGSHSNQHQMKEYTSWKSPAKKLSHALSKSLSCASSREPLHPMFPEMPEKPLNLAHIVDTWPPRPVNITNDYSLSHSMPTSGNPYSTKNLPYSKSNDVEQRKPLTVAAPHLLKGRGLNYNLDVADRLADEHALIGLYVNLLQNNPKTCLLESSNHQDEEHSLIARYAARLAADAAAQQQRVPTDLPCSLDANKQQRQLIAELESKNREILQEIQRLRLQHEEASQPPPDKGQQNPTLLAELRLLRQRKDELEQRMSTLQESRRELMVQLEQLMMLLKTQGPGSPRSSPSHTISRPIPTPIHSDSAGTTPTHTPQDSLMGVGGDVQEAFAQGPRRNLRNDLLIAADSITNTMSSLVKELNSEGGSETESTVDSDFGRGDFLATTSSDPFFAYKQRSASAAEGESFENDLEQQLEDELKLEELIKHRQEPEKTCMVSLQQ